One window from the genome of Salvia miltiorrhiza cultivar Shanhuang (shh) chromosome 7, IMPLAD_Smil_shh, whole genome shotgun sequence encodes:
- the LOC130994963 gene encoding cyclin-J18-like isoform X3, whose protein sequence is MKNWLLHPIGECNLQLFALVSLWISSKIHDSPSLSVKNFKSLGDNFIKEQHFTMGDILEAEIVLMQVLQFGIGMSKIAFASVEELLVQFK, encoded by the exons ATGAAAAACTGGCTTCTGCATCCGATTGGAGAATGTAACTTGCAGCTATTTGCTCTTGTTTCATTATGGATATCAAGCAAA ATACATGATTCACCTTCTCTGTCTGTTAAAAATTTCAAATCCTTGGGAGACAACTTTATCAAGGAGCAACATTTCACCATGGGGGATATTTTGGAAGCT GAGATAGTGCTAATGCAG GTTCTGCAATTTGGGATTGGCATGTCGAAAATTGCTTTTGCTTCAGTTGAAGAGCTTCTTGTTCAATTCAA GTGA
- the LOC130994963 gene encoding cyclin-J18-like isoform X1 translates to MKNWLLHPIGECNLQLFALVSLWISSKIHDSPSLSVKNFKSLGDNFIKEQHFTMGDILEAEIVLMQVLQFGIGMSKIAFASVEELLVQFKAVAQVGEHVKFEACIDVMDLLYENEEYCCRIQNHYLCSYRKI, encoded by the exons ATGAAAAACTGGCTTCTGCATCCGATTGGAGAATGTAACTTGCAGCTATTTGCTCTTGTTTCATTATGGATATCAAGCAAA ATACATGATTCACCTTCTCTGTCTGTTAAAAATTTCAAATCCTTGGGAGACAACTTTATCAAGGAGCAACATTTCACCATGGGGGATATTTTGGAAGCT GAGATAGTGCTAATGCAG GTTCTGCAATTTGGGATTGGCATGTCGAAAATTGCTTTTGCTTCAGTTGAAGAGCTTCTTGTTCAATTCAA GGCAGTTGCCCAAGTTGGGGAGCATGTGAAGTTTGAAGCTTGTATAGATGTTATGGATCtgctttatgaaaatgaagagTATTGCTGTAGAATACAGAATCACTACCTATGTAGTTATAGAAAGATTTAG
- the LOC130994963 gene encoding cyclin-J18-like isoform X2: protein MKNWLLHPIGECNLQLFALVSLWISSKIHDSPSLSVKNFKSLGDNFIKEQHFTMGDILEAVLQFGIGMSKIAFASVEELLVQFKAVAQVGEHVKFEACIDVMDLLYENEEYCCRIQNHYLCSYRKI, encoded by the exons ATGAAAAACTGGCTTCTGCATCCGATTGGAGAATGTAACTTGCAGCTATTTGCTCTTGTTTCATTATGGATATCAAGCAAA ATACATGATTCACCTTCTCTGTCTGTTAAAAATTTCAAATCCTTGGGAGACAACTTTATCAAGGAGCAACATTTCACCATGGGGGATATTTTGGAAGCT GTTCTGCAATTTGGGATTGGCATGTCGAAAATTGCTTTTGCTTCAGTTGAAGAGCTTCTTGTTCAATTCAA GGCAGTTGCCCAAGTTGGGGAGCATGTGAAGTTTGAAGCTTGTATAGATGTTATGGATCtgctttatgaaaatgaagagTATTGCTGTAGAATACAGAATCACTACCTATGTAGTTATAGAAAGATTTAG